In the Ilumatobacteraceae bacterium genome, one interval contains:
- a CDS encoding Ig-like domain-containing protein: MRSQAVPWQRVLSVVVAVVIGLTGVIVAVRADGFPALDATVPRATRWFVDQSDGRIVLADGFSGRALARLNTTGDGQVLEVAQSASGVVIVDRSAATARTIDASALRLGPPQSIGLVAEPTTIVGVSQAGLVAVDPASAQGLLLPPGGDPLPFEIDAGGAGDATRIAPDGAVWTIAAGRLSRITTTGRQTIVGGLSDARFSLVGGTPLILDAGRGRVRFGTGAWIDMPADVAIDELVVQIPGPTAPCGWIGGDDRLWCVGDDGFDESVTIDGLDIDGADSFAIAGDAAALVRRSPSEIVRLDWRDGTIEDAVVADPAPGASLEVAASTDLVWIDEVNGGVVWAVNPWGITAIRKDDQATPLLGEAGELLEEGAGGQVPSVRGGEDRTGDADREPDDNGIDDPPVAVDDPVTARSGTSVPIAVTANDYDPDGEAIALFRVDRPGFGKVEIANATTVLYQPEPGFVGLDEFTYTIVDGDGTEATATVNIELLPVDAPNQAPIGAPDVTETGPDAAVIIDVLLNDIDPERDALRVASFTPPDVGGTITETNAPSGLPGLLYRPPAGASGTATFTYRPVDTFGAVGEPVAVRVDIAQPTDDNRPPIVKPDAVRVRRDIAVTLPVLANDRDPDGDRLSLSLVQPMPPGIDVRVRGNELEIIARAGAAELSPFFYSVDDGFGHVVNGSVLVALIADLEPNRPPIANADTASAVVGRTQVIDVLANDSDPDSDRVILVSVERDADVPNAGAIAVQGSAVLYTAAPIATDDDIAIDRFTYTITDGNGGTAVGEVSVRVLPEAIAAPPFAQDDAATTDVDVPVTLDVLRNDGDPSGERPTIVGSPGCAGGGRAVVTADGRVTFTPPAGRAGVFSCTYEVGNTQGLRDDATIVVSVLEPEITNAAPVVNDEDVTIVIGTTTTVDVLANDSDPDGPRSELRVLSSTRPTLGTATRTGSRIEFTAGPVTGFTTITYQVGDATTGVTTGRLVFRIVEPDPVAPFANDDARTITGPAVPTTLAVLSNDGDPDGDVGDLRVTNAIVVAGTGTVTFDDASVTITTEPDYVGEVVVRYSIVDDDDLVASARVVLTVLEEPNRPPVAGDDAATVPNGGTISIPIALNDIDLDGDPLDFSIVSAPNSALGTARLESGALVFVAVPDASGTATVVYRVDDGEATDDATVTITVLPCTQSRPTAPDLFFQTGYQQPIAIDLTATAGNGTVVDVGAPLSAPSGVYTPPAGENGNITFNYAVRNSCRIQAVGTVVIDVNQDPLATSYQTAIGRREQVVIPVSALASDAEPLAIVGWENLPEWITVVEEQRALFVDPAGRSGRIEMTIIVADPGGLQARVPVVIDLVNLAPVAQPDAVAITNDPVVVSPLANDSDPDGDPISLGAVPANLVFSNGEAGTIQQLANGQLRIDAASGLGVATFQYTIVDSLGLTSSPATVTVTVNRSPVAPTVEIELDAGTSVTVPVPATDAEGGPLTLAIIGDPTPLTITVAGLSVTVSAPLVAAGRQFSVGYRVTDPQGATATGTLDISVELPVPTTTTTTTTTTTTTTTTTTTTTTTVAPTTTTTTTVAPTTSTTSTTSTTTPTTVP, encoded by the coding sequence GTGAGGTCACAGGCCGTTCCGTGGCAACGGGTGCTGTCGGTGGTGGTCGCGGTCGTCATCGGGCTGACCGGTGTGATCGTGGCCGTTCGTGCCGACGGCTTTCCCGCGCTCGACGCCACCGTGCCGCGCGCCACCCGGTGGTTCGTCGACCAGAGCGACGGGCGCATCGTGCTCGCCGACGGATTCTCGGGCCGCGCCCTCGCCCGGCTCAACACCACGGGGGACGGGCAAGTCCTCGAAGTCGCCCAGAGCGCGAGCGGCGTCGTCATCGTCGACCGGTCGGCGGCGACCGCGCGAACGATCGATGCGTCGGCGCTGCGGCTCGGGCCACCCCAGTCGATCGGACTCGTCGCCGAGCCGACGACGATCGTCGGCGTCAGCCAGGCGGGGCTCGTCGCTGTCGACCCCGCCTCGGCCCAGGGGCTCCTGCTCCCTCCGGGTGGCGACCCGCTCCCGTTCGAGATCGACGCCGGCGGAGCAGGTGACGCCACCAGGATCGCACCCGACGGGGCGGTGTGGACGATCGCGGCCGGCCGCCTGTCGCGAATCACCACGACGGGGCGTCAGACCATCGTCGGCGGCCTGTCCGACGCTCGCTTCAGTCTCGTCGGTGGCACCCCGCTGATCCTCGACGCCGGACGAGGCCGCGTCCGGTTCGGTACCGGCGCGTGGATCGACATGCCCGCCGACGTCGCGATCGACGAACTCGTCGTACAGATCCCGGGCCCCACCGCACCCTGCGGGTGGATCGGTGGCGACGACCGACTGTGGTGCGTGGGCGATGACGGCTTCGACGAGTCGGTGACGATCGACGGACTCGACATCGACGGTGCCGACTCGTTCGCGATCGCCGGCGACGCGGCAGCGCTCGTTCGCCGCTCGCCGTCGGAGATCGTGCGGCTCGACTGGCGCGACGGCACCATCGAGGACGCCGTCGTCGCCGATCCGGCACCCGGCGCCTCGCTCGAGGTCGCCGCCTCCACCGACCTCGTCTGGATCGACGAGGTCAACGGCGGCGTCGTCTGGGCCGTCAACCCGTGGGGTATCACCGCGATCCGCAAAGACGATCAGGCAACCCCACTGCTCGGCGAAGCCGGCGAGCTGCTCGAGGAGGGTGCCGGAGGTCAGGTGCCGAGCGTGCGCGGCGGCGAAGACCGCACCGGCGATGCCGATCGCGAACCCGACGACAACGGCATCGACGACCCCCCGGTCGCGGTCGACGACCCCGTGACCGCTCGCTCGGGCACCAGCGTGCCGATCGCGGTGACCGCCAACGACTACGACCCCGACGGTGAAGCGATCGCGCTGTTCCGTGTCGACCGGCCGGGCTTCGGCAAGGTCGAGATCGCCAACGCCACGACGGTGCTGTATCAACCCGAGCCGGGATTCGTCGGCCTCGACGAGTTCACGTACACCATCGTCGATGGCGACGGCACCGAAGCCACCGCAACGGTCAATATCGAGCTGCTCCCGGTCGACGCTCCCAACCAGGCCCCGATCGGTGCCCCCGACGTCACCGAGACCGGACCGGACGCGGCGGTGATCATCGACGTCCTGCTCAACGACATCGACCCCGAGCGAGACGCGCTCAGGGTGGCGTCGTTCACACCTCCCGATGTCGGCGGCACGATCACCGAGACCAACGCGCCGTCGGGGCTCCCCGGATTGCTGTACCGACCACCGGCGGGCGCGTCCGGAACGGCGACGTTCACGTACCGCCCCGTCGACACGTTCGGAGCGGTCGGCGAGCCGGTCGCGGTTCGCGTCGACATCGCCCAGCCGACCGACGACAATCGGCCACCGATCGTCAAACCGGACGCGGTGCGTGTCCGGCGCGACATCGCGGTCACGCTGCCCGTGCTCGCGAACGACCGCGACCCCGACGGCGATCGCCTGAGCCTCAGCCTCGTCCAGCCGATGCCGCCCGGGATCGACGTCCGGGTGCGGGGCAACGAACTGGAGATCATCGCTCGTGCCGGGGCTGCCGAACTCTCACCGTTCTTCTACTCGGTCGACGACGGGTTCGGTCACGTGGTCAACGGGTCGGTGCTCGTCGCCCTCATCGCCGATCTCGAACCGAATCGCCCGCCGATCGCGAACGCCGACACCGCGTCGGCGGTGGTCGGTAGGACCCAGGTGATCGACGTCCTCGCGAACGACAGCGACCCGGACAGCGACCGGGTGATCCTGGTCAGCGTCGAGCGCGACGCTGACGTGCCGAACGCCGGGGCGATCGCCGTCCAGGGGTCTGCGGTTCTGTACACGGCGGCGCCGATCGCGACCGACGACGACATCGCGATCGACCGATTCACGTACACGATCACCGACGGCAACGGAGGAACGGCGGTGGGCGAGGTCAGTGTCCGCGTGCTCCCGGAGGCGATCGCTGCGCCGCCGTTCGCGCAGGACGACGCGGCGACGACCGACGTCGACGTGCCGGTCACGCTCGACGTGCTCCGTAACGACGGCGACCCGTCGGGCGAGCGTCCGACGATCGTCGGCAGCCCCGGCTGCGCCGGCGGTGGTCGAGCCGTCGTCACCGCCGACGGTCGGGTGACCTTCACGCCGCCGGCTGGTCGGGCCGGGGTGTTCAGCTGCACCTACGAGGTAGGGAACACCCAGGGACTTCGGGATGATGCGACGATCGTCGTCAGCGTGCTCGAGCCGGAGATCACGAATGCCGCTCCGGTGGTCAACGACGAGGACGTCACGATCGTGATCGGCACGACGACCACCGTCGACGTGCTCGCCAACGACAGTGACCCGGACGGACCGCGGTCGGAACTCCGGGTGCTGTCGAGCACTCGACCGACGCTCGGTACCGCCACGCGAACGGGTAGCCGGATCGAGTTCACCGCCGGACCGGTGACCGGGTTCACCACCATCACCTACCAGGTCGGCGACGCGACGACCGGCGTGACGACCGGCCGGCTGGTGTTCCGCATCGTGGAGCCCGACCCCGTTGCCCCGTTCGCCAACGACGACGCCAGAACCATCACCGGTCCCGCCGTCCCGACCACGCTGGCGGTGCTCTCCAACGACGGCGACCCGGATGGCGACGTCGGTGACCTCCGCGTCACGAACGCCATCGTGGTCGCCGGTACGGGCACGGTGACCTTCGACGATGCGTCGGTCACGATCACCACCGAGCCGGACTACGTGGGTGAGGTGGTGGTGCGCTACTCGATCGTCGACGACGACGACCTCGTCGCGAGCGCGCGTGTCGTCCTCACGGTGCTCGAAGAACCCAACCGTCCCCCGGTCGCCGGCGACGATGCGGCGACGGTGCCGAACGGCGGCACGATCTCGATCCCGATCGCGCTGAACGACATCGACCTCGATGGTGACCCGCTCGACTTCTCGATCGTGAGCGCTCCCAACTCGGCGTTGGGTACGGCCCGTCTGGAGTCGGGCGCGCTGGTCTTCGTGGCGGTTCCCGACGCCAGCGGTACCGCCACCGTCGTGTACCGAGTCGACGACGGCGAGGCGACCGACGACGCGACGGTCACGATCACGGTGCTGCCGTGTACCCAATCGCGCCCGACGGCGCCCGATCTCTTCTTCCAGACCGGGTATCAGCAGCCGATCGCGATCGATCTCACGGCGACCGCCGGCAACGGGACGGTCGTCGACGTCGGGGCGCCGCTGTCCGCACCGAGCGGCGTCTACACACCGCCGGCCGGCGAGAACGGCAACATCACGTTCAACTACGCGGTACGGAACTCGTGTCGGATCCAGGCGGTCGGGACCGTCGTGATCGATGTCAACCAGGACCCGCTGGCGACGTCGTACCAGACGGCGATCGGGCGTCGCGAGCAGGTCGTGATCCCGGTCTCGGCGCTGGCATCCGACGCCGAACCCCTGGCCATCGTCGGTTGGGAGAACCTCCCCGAGTGGATCACCGTCGTCGAGGAGCAGCGCGCGCTGTTCGTCGACCCGGCCGGCCGCAGCGGCCGCATCGAGATGACGATCATCGTGGCGGACCCCGGGGGGCTCCAGGCTCGGGTACCCGTCGTGATCGACCTGGTGAATCTGGCACCGGTCGCACAGCCGGATGCCGTGGCGATCACCAACGACCCGGTCGTCGTGTCGCCGCTCGCCAACGACTCCGATCCCGACGGTGACCCGATCAGCCTCGGTGCGGTGCCGGCGAACCTGGTCTTCTCGAACGGCGAGGCCGGCACGATCCAGCAGCTCGCCAACGGTCAGCTCCGCATCGATGCCGCGAGCGGGCTCGGTGTCGCGACGTTCCAGTACACGATCGTCGACTCGCTCGGACTGACGTCGTCGCCGGCGACCGTGACGGTCACCGTGAACCGTTCTCCCGTGGCGCCCACGGTCGAGATCGAGCTCGATGCCGGGACGAGCGTCACGGTGCCGGTGCCTGCGACGGATGCCGAAGGCGGTCCGTTGACGCTCGCGATCATCGGCGACCCGACGCCCCTCACCATCACGGTCGCCGGGCTCTCGGTGACCGTCTCGGCGCCACTGGTCGCCGCCGGGCGGCAGTTCTCGGTCGGGTACCGCGTGACCGACCCGCAGGGTGCGACCGCAACGGGGACGCTCGACATCTCCGTGGAGCTGCCGGTACCGACCACCACGACGACGACCACCACCACGACGACCACCACCACGACGACGACCACCACGACGACCACCACCGTTGCGCCGACGACCACCACGACCACCACCGTTGCGCCGACGACCTCGACGACCTCGACCACGTCGACCACGACACCGACCACGGTGCCGTAG
- a CDS encoding Rieske 2Fe-2S domain-containing protein, translating into MRATSIGHAGMLVETDSGSILCDPWFLPAFFGSWFVFPRNDQLSDDLLERIEQADFLYVTHLHADHHDEPWLREHLRRDIPILLPGYPTREQRRTLGRLGFTEFVPTVDGEELEIAPGLTIAIHTEVSITDGPGGDSAMMVSDGTSRLVNQNDCRTTDLDALRSHGPVDLHWLQYSGAIWYPMVYDMPDDEKRRLCEAKVDSQFTRAMKYVEAIDARAVVPSAGPPAFLDPDLWHLNVIDGDEMSIFPDQRAFLELLADRGRRGELAIPGTEFEVGPDGITTRHPVAEPEVAAIFDDKRTYLRDYQADWMPWLDDMKASWPSASTDLLSTLAAWWEPLLRMAPTLCDAVGANCLFRAGDLEIVIDFPNAQVRPFDGEPYAFRFDIPRPLVEQVAADRAVDWSNSLFLSCRWTGWRAGDFNEYLYNFFKSLSVERMRRTEAEAIRKLDPPTETEAEIELGDYVVQRRCPHRNADLTVFGEIDSGRRGDVLVCTLHGWKFDCDTGRCLTSADHPLKIRRR; encoded by the coding sequence ATGCGCGCCACGTCGATCGGACACGCTGGAATGCTCGTCGAGACCGACAGCGGCTCGATCCTGTGCGACCCGTGGTTCCTCCCCGCATTCTTCGGCTCGTGGTTCGTCTTCCCTCGGAACGACCAACTGAGCGACGACCTCCTCGAACGGATCGAGCAGGCCGATTTCCTGTACGTCACGCATCTGCACGCCGACCACCACGACGAGCCGTGGCTGCGCGAGCACCTTCGGCGTGACATCCCGATCCTCCTTCCCGGCTATCCCACGCGCGAGCAGCGGCGGACGCTGGGTCGGCTCGGGTTCACCGAGTTCGTGCCGACCGTCGACGGCGAGGAACTGGAGATCGCTCCCGGTCTGACGATCGCGATCCACACCGAGGTGTCGATCACCGACGGCCCCGGTGGCGACTCGGCGATGATGGTCTCCGACGGGACGTCCCGACTCGTGAACCAGAACGACTGTCGGACCACCGATCTCGACGCGCTCCGTTCCCACGGCCCGGTCGACCTGCACTGGCTCCAGTACTCAGGAGCGATCTGGTACCCGATGGTGTACGACATGCCCGACGACGAGAAGCGGCGATTGTGCGAAGCCAAGGTCGACAGCCAGTTCACGCGGGCGATGAAGTACGTCGAGGCGATCGACGCCCGAGCGGTCGTCCCGAGCGCCGGCCCACCCGCATTCCTCGACCCGGACCTGTGGCATCTCAACGTGATCGACGGCGACGAGATGTCGATCTTCCCCGACCAGCGGGCGTTCCTCGAACTGCTCGCCGACCGCGGCCGGCGTGGCGAACTCGCCATCCCCGGCACCGAGTTCGAGGTCGGTCCTGACGGGATCACGACCCGGCACCCGGTCGCCGAGCCCGAGGTCGCTGCGATCTTCGACGACAAGCGGACGTACCTACGCGACTACCAAGCCGATTGGATGCCGTGGCTCGACGACATGAAGGCGTCGTGGCCGAGCGCATCGACCGACCTGCTGTCGACCCTGGCCGCGTGGTGGGAGCCCCTCCTCCGCATGGCGCCGACGCTGTGCGACGCGGTCGGCGCCAACTGTCTGTTCCGCGCCGGGGACCTCGAGATAGTCATCGACTTCCCCAACGCACAGGTCCGGCCGTTCGACGGCGAACCGTACGCGTTCCGGTTCGACATCCCACGACCGCTCGTCGAGCAGGTCGCAGCCGATCGGGCGGTCGACTGGTCGAACTCGCTGTTCCTCTCCTGTCGGTGGACCGGTTGGCGCGCGGGCGACTTCAACGAGTACCTCTACAACTTCTTCAAGTCGCTGTCGGTCGAACGAATGCGCCGCACCGAGGCCGAGGCGATCCGCAAGCTCGACCCGCCGACCGAGACCGAGGCCGAGATCGAACTCGGCGACTACGTCGTGCAGCGCCGTTGCCCGCACCGCAACGCCGACCTCACGGTGTTCGGCGAGATCGATTCGGGCCGTCGCGGCGACGTGCTCGTCTGCACGCTCCACGGTTGGAAGTTCGACTGCGACACCGGCCGCTGCCTGACCTCGGCCGATCACCCCCTCAAGATCCGCCGCCGCTGA
- a CDS encoding DUF2510 domain-containing protein: protein MQEYSSISVSSYEAGTLADQLTEQSRAGWTVVAIVPTGSSVTAYLSRDADGTGHSNQRDMPVVAATPTPIDTGADSAPADEPADTPSDPVAETPGWAAGVSTTAADEPVSGDDTGDHFTVADEPAAETAPTELGGAAAGAGAAPAGWYADPSSRFELRYWDGTQWTEHVSRAGQQYTDPPVA from the coding sequence ATGCAGGAATACTCCTCGATCAGCGTGTCGTCCTACGAGGCAGGTACGCTCGCCGACCAGCTCACCGAACAGTCGCGGGCCGGGTGGACCGTGGTCGCGATCGTGCCGACCGGGAGCTCGGTCACCGCGTACCTGTCGCGCGATGCCGATGGCACCGGCCACTCCAACCAGCGCGACATGCCCGTCGTCGCCGCCACCCCGACCCCGATCGACACCGGGGCCGACTCGGCACCGGCCGACGAGCCTGCCGACACGCCCAGCGACCCCGTCGCCGAGACACCGGGGTGGGCCGCCGGCGTCTCCACGACCGCCGCCGACGAACCCGTCTCGGGCGACGACACCGGCGACCACTTCACGGTGGCCGACGAGCCGGCGGCCGAAACTGCACCGACCGAGCTCGGTGGCGCCGCGGCCGGCGCAGGTGCCGCACCCGCCGGCTGGTACGCCGATCCGTCGTCACGATTCGAGCTCCGGTACTGGGACGGCACCCAGTGGACCGAGCACGTCTCCCGGGCGGGTCAGCAGTACACCGACCCGCCCGTCGCCTGA
- a CDS encoding disulfide bond formation protein B: MQNLTALLAIVAGVGSVLILVARVLAPRVPAAAAAGRAVVAMRAPLTFAVAAVATAGSLYFSESAGYIPCRLCWFQRIAMYPIAVVALVALLRRDRAARWYILPLGTIGAAVSTYHVMIEWGWLNDSESCALFGPSCADVWFEAFGFVTLALMALAGFVSIIVLNTVSFDSVDPEEIP, translated from the coding sequence ATGCAGAATCTGACGGCGCTGTTGGCGATCGTCGCGGGGGTCGGCTCCGTGCTGATCCTGGTCGCCCGCGTGCTGGCACCCCGGGTACCCGCTGCGGCGGCGGCCGGGAGGGCCGTCGTGGCGATGCGAGCGCCGTTGACGTTCGCGGTCGCAGCCGTGGCGACCGCCGGGAGCCTCTACTTCTCCGAGAGCGCCGGCTACATCCCGTGCCGGCTGTGCTGGTTCCAGCGGATCGCCATGTACCCGATCGCCGTCGTCGCCCTGGTCGCGTTGCTCCGCCGGGACCGCGCCGCTCGCTGGTACATCCTGCCGCTGGGAACCATCGGGGCTGCCGTGTCGACCTACCACGTCATGATCGAGTGGGGCTGGTTGAACGACTCGGAGTCGTGTGCCCTGTTCGGTCCGTCGTGTGCCGATGTCTGGTTCGAAGCGTTCGGCTTCGTGACGTTGGCGTTGATGGCACTCGCTGGTTTCGTGTCCATCATCGTGCTCAACACCGTGTCGTTCGACTCGGTCGACCCCGAGGAGATCCCGTGA
- a CDS encoding TlpA disulfide reductase family protein → MNLSRRIITIGLTGALALTACGGDDDGASATNPPAATDDTATDDTTTDDTATDDTATDDSAGPGDPGDPVPTIAPDLPEEFLEGVGPLAVVGDPLPPYPEGGDDPAIGMTAPVLVGETFDGEPVRIDAAVDGPTWVVFLAHWCPHCNDEIPVINQLRDEGRIPDGVNVVGVSTAFNPGRPNWPPGEWLDDLDWTFPAIPDGIDTERETYIAAADFGIGGFPFSMLVDGDGTVTARWSGGRPIDELESLVTSNLTIG, encoded by the coding sequence GTGAACCTTTCCCGCCGCATCATCACGATCGGGCTGACCGGTGCACTGGCGCTGACCGCGTGCGGGGGCGACGACGACGGTGCGTCGGCGACGAACCCGCCGGCAGCCACCGACGACACGGCCACCGACGACACGACCACCGACGACACGGCCACCGACGACACGGCCACCGACGACTCGGCCGGTCCGGGTGACCCCGGCGATCCGGTGCCCACGATCGCTCCCGATCTGCCCGAGGAGTTCCTCGAAGGTGTCGGCCCGCTCGCGGTCGTCGGCGATCCACTGCCGCCGTACCCCGAGGGCGGTGACGATCCGGCGATCGGGATGACGGCGCCGGTCCTGGTCGGCGAGACGTTCGACGGTGAGCCCGTCCGCATCGACGCAGCCGTCGACGGACCGACCTGGGTGGTGTTCCTGGCCCACTGGTGCCCGCACTGCAACGACGAGATCCCGGTGATCAACCAGCTCCGCGACGAGGGACGTATCCCCGATGGCGTCAATGTCGTCGGGGTGAGCACGGCGTTCAACCCGGGTCGGCCGAACTGGCCTCCGGGCGAATGGCTCGACGATCTGGACTGGACCTTCCCGGCGATCCCCGACGGCATCGACACCGAGCGCGAGACCTACATCGCGGCGGCCGACTTCGGTATCGGCGGGTTCCCGTTCTCGATGCTCGTCGACGGTGACGGCACGGTGACCGCCCGCTGGTCGGGCGGGAGGCCGATCGACGAGCTCGAGTCGCTCGTGACGAGCAACCTCACCATCGGCTGA
- the larC gene encoding nickel pincer cofactor biosynthesis protein LarC, with amino-acid sequence MTPTVWFNCCAGVAGDMLLASLIDAGADRLAVMDAWGALGLDGYAATWEPVQRCGVGSLWTNIAIDAPDHDHDHDHPHRPASEVLALIADADLPAPVAANALAVYRRLAEVEGAIHGMDPDDVELHEVGALDSILDVVGVCAALHDLGVERVTYSPIAVGHGTVDTAHGRLPNPVPAVTRLLVAADARTTGVDTTMELSTPTGVALLTVLGDACGPMPAMTVAATGFGAGTADPPGRPNVVQAIVGSSESVAAPEADSTGRPCHLLEANVDDVTGEVLAHTITSLLAAGAHDAWVTPIVMKKGRPAHTVSALCDDAAFEQTRRVLIDETGTLGVRASVVRRWPQQRVERSVEVDGHEIRLKVSGHRVKAEHDDARRAAASLGLPLREVLARAEQLGSLD; translated from the coding sequence ATGACCCCCACCGTCTGGTTCAACTGCTGCGCCGGGGTGGCCGGCGACATGCTGCTCGCCTCGCTGATCGACGCCGGCGCCGACCGTCTGGCCGTGATGGACGCCTGGGGCGCGCTCGGTCTCGACGGGTACGCCGCGACGTGGGAACCGGTGCAGCGGTGCGGCGTCGGGTCGTTGTGGACCAACATCGCGATCGACGCACCCGACCACGACCACGACCACGACCATCCGCACCGGCCGGCGAGCGAGGTGCTCGCGCTGATCGCCGACGCCGACCTGCCCGCACCGGTCGCCGCGAACGCGCTCGCCGTCTACCGGCGGCTCGCCGAGGTCGAGGGAGCGATCCACGGCATGGACCCCGACGACGTCGAACTCCACGAGGTCGGCGCACTCGACTCGATCCTCGACGTGGTCGGCGTCTGCGCCGCACTGCACGACCTCGGCGTCGAGCGAGTCACCTATTCACCGATCGCGGTCGGCCACGGCACGGTCGACACCGCCCACGGTCGGCTACCCAACCCGGTGCCGGCAGTCACGAGACTCCTCGTCGCGGCCGACGCCCGGACGACCGGGGTCGACACCACGATGGAGCTGTCGACGCCGACCGGCGTGGCGCTCCTCACCGTGCTCGGCGACGCATGCGGGCCGATGCCGGCCATGACGGTCGCTGCAACCGGGTTCGGTGCGGGCACCGCCGACCCTCCGGGGCGTCCCAACGTCGTGCAGGCGATCGTCGGCAGCTCCGAATCGGTGGCCGCGCCCGAGGCCGACTCGACCGGCCGACCGTGTCACCTGCTCGAGGCGAACGTCGACGACGTCACCGGCGAGGTGCTCGCGCACACGATCACCTCGCTCCTCGCCGCCGGCGCCCACGACGCGTGGGTCACCCCGATCGTCATGAAGAAGGGCCGCCCCGCCCACACCGTCAGCGCGCTGTGCGACGACGCTGCGTTCGAGCAGACGCGTCGGGTGCTGATCGACGAGACCGGCACGCTGGGAGTACGGGCCTCGGTGGTGCGGCGGTGGCCGCAGCAGCGCGTCGAGCGCAGCGTCGAGGTCGACGGCCACGAGATCCGGCTCAAGGTGAGCGGGCACCGCGTCAAGGCCGAGCACGACGACGCCCGGCGCGCTGCCGCATCGCTCGGGCTACCGCTGCGCGAGGTCCTGGCGCGAGCCGAACAGCTCGGCTCCCTCGACTGA
- the larB gene encoding nickel pincer cofactor biosynthesis protein LarB: MDEANLRELIDGIRDGSVSADDAVRTLRRLPFADVGDALVDHHRALRQGVPEAVYGPGKSAEQCVRIVGELLEHGEGPVLVTRADGDQVTALTAAHPGAEQHGTTLLWRRPAVSNGRRVLVITAGTADIPVADEAAVTLAAYGIEAHRRHDVGVAGLHRLLAHLDEITSADAIIAVAGMEGALVSVIGGLTSCPVVAVPTSVGYGAGLDGVTALLAMHASCASGVSVVGIDNGFGAASAIVRMLRA; this comes from the coding sequence GTGGACGAGGCGAACCTGCGTGAGTTGATCGACGGCATCCGCGACGGGTCGGTGTCGGCCGACGACGCCGTGCGCACCCTGCGACGGCTCCCGTTCGCCGACGTCGGCGACGCTCTCGTCGACCACCATCGAGCATTGCGGCAGGGCGTCCCCGAGGCGGTCTACGGCCCGGGCAAGTCGGCCGAACAGTGCGTGCGGATCGTGGGCGAACTGCTGGAGCACGGCGAGGGGCCGGTGCTCGTGACCCGCGCCGACGGCGACCAGGTCACGGCACTGACCGCCGCCCATCCAGGAGCCGAACAGCACGGCACCACGCTGCTCTGGCGGCGACCAGCCGTCTCGAACGGTCGACGGGTCCTCGTCATCACCGCCGGCACCGCCGACATCCCTGTCGCCGACGAGGCCGCCGTCACCCTCGCCGCCTACGGCATCGAGGCGCACCGCCGTCACGACGTCGGCGTCGCCGGGCTCCACCGACTGCTCGCCCACCTCGACGAGATCACCTCCGCCGACGCGATCATCGCCGTCGCCGGCATGGAGGGTGCCCTCGTGAGCGTGATCGGTGGCCTCACCTCGTGTCCCGTCGTCGCCGTGCCGACCTCGGTCGGGTACGGGGCCGGACTCGACGGCGTGACCGCCCTGCTCGCGATGCACGCGTCGTGCGCGAGCGGCGTCAGCGTGGTCGGGATCGACAACGGCTTCGGTGCCGCATCCGCCATCGTGCGAATGTTGCGGGCATGA